The Jannaschia sp. M317 DNA segment GGACCGCATCTATCTGGTCACCCCGGTCGAAAAGGTCGGCATCCAGGTCGAAGACGCGCCCTTTGTCGCGGTCGATTTCGAAGCGGCGGACGGGGCCATCACCTTTGAGACGAATGTGGGCGACCACGTCACCGCCGGGCCGGACCATCCGATCCGCGTCGACCTGGCCCAGGACGGAGAGCCCGCACCCTATGTCGAGGTGCGCGCCGGTTTGGAGGCGCTGATCGACCGCAAATCTTTCTACCGGCTGGTAGAATTGGGCGAAGAGCAAGAGGGGATGTTCGGCCTGCGGTCTGGCGGCACCTTTTTTCCGATGATCGAAGCCGCCGCGCTGCACTAGCGACCCTGTGCGAATCCGCAGGGGGATCTGCGGGCTTGCCTGTGTCGCGGATCGCGCGCAGGGGTGACCTTCAAGCAGCTGTTTCTTTCTCGGAGGCCCGATGTTCCCGGCTCGTTTCGCCCCTGTTCTCTTCGCGCTCATCCTGTCGGGCATCATGTCCTTCATCGTCAGCGGCATCGCCACGGTCAGCGCCCTTGGCTTTGTGCCCGACTTCATCG contains these protein-coding regions:
- a CDS encoding DUF1285 domain-containing protein; this encodes MTGHKDVMPSATSLLGAARQAGRRGLPPVHLWNPPYCGEIDIVIKRDGTWFHDGTPIGRMGLVKLFSSILKKEGDRIYLVTPVEKVGIQVEDAPFVAVDFEAADGAITFETNVGDHVTAGPDHPIRVDLAQDGEPAPYVEVRAGLEALIDRKSFYRLVELGEEQEGMFGLRSGGTFFPMIEAAALH
- a CDS encoding DUF2798 domain-containing protein; this encodes MFPARFAPVLFALILSGIMSFIVSGIATVSALGFVPDFIGLWILTWAKSWACAFPTAYFVGPFTRRIVARLTATP